The Faecalibaculum rodentium genome segment CATGGGTGCGTTCTCCATCGGGGCAAGCATTCCCCCTGAAATGATTTCCGGCACGGTCCTGGGCACGGCGTTTGCCATCACCACGGGATCCGGCCCGGAAACGGCCCTGGCCATTGGCCTGCCGGTGGCTTCCCTGGTCCTGCTGGCGAAGAACTTCGGCATGGTCTTCATTCTGCCGCCCTTTGTGCACAAGGCAGATGAATGTGCGAAGAACGACAACATGCAGGGCATTGCCGTGGTGCACTACCTGGCCGGTTTCTTCGGTGTGAACCTGATCATCGGCCTGTGTGTGGGAATCGGCTACTATGTGGGGTCTCCGGCGGTCGAGGCCTTCCTGTCCATCATTCCCGAATGGATCTCCAAGGGTCTGGAAATCACCATGGGTCTGCTGCCGGCAATCGGTTTCGGTCTGCTCATGAAGATGATCATGAACAAAGCCAACGCCTGCTTCTTCATTCTCGGATTCGCAATGAGTGTGTATTTCAACCTGCCGGGTACCGGCATTGCCATTCTCGGTGCGATTCTCGCCATTGTACTTACACAGATCAAGCGGTCGCAGACCATGCAGACGGCTGTCGCACAGGGAGGATACACAGATGACGACGAAGACTTCTAAGAAGCTGGAAAGAAAGCAGCTGATGTCCGTGTTCTGGCGTTCATTCGGCCTGGAATGGGACTGGAACTATGAACGGCAGATGAACATCGGCTACTGCTACTGCATGCTGCCGGTGATCAAAAAGCTCTATGACGATCCTGCCGAGCAGGAAGCGGCGATGAAACGTCACCTGGAATTCTTCAATACCACCCCGCAGCTGGCGACCCTGATCCTGGGCATCACGGCGGCGATGGAAGAACAGAACGCGAATGATCCGGATTTCGACACGCAGTCCATCAATGACGTGAAGGTGTCCCTGATGGGGCCCCTGGCGGGAATCGGCGACTCCTTTATCTGGGGCACGCTGCGGATCATTGCCACGGGTGTGGGTCTGTCCCTGGCGACACAGGGCAACATTCTGGGTCCCATCCTGTTCTTCCTGATCTTCAACATCCCGGCACAGGGCCTGCGCTACTACCTCATGGGTGCCGGCTACAAGCTGGGAAGCGGCTTCCTGGCCACGCTGCAGAAAAGCGGCTGGATGGAGATGCTGACCTATGGTGCCTCTGTCCTGGGCCTGACGGTGATCGGGGGCATGACGGCACAGAATGTGGCCATCAATGTGCCTCTGGCAATCGGCGCAGGGGAAGAAGCGACGACCATCGGCGATATCTGCAACACAATCATGCCGGGGATCCTGCCGCTGCTGTTCACCTTCGGCATCTACTACCTGCTGAAGTTCAAGAACGTGAAAACCACGACGCTGCTGGTCGTCTTCATTCTGATTGGCTTCGCGGGCGCTTTCTTCGGCATCCTGGGATAGCCTGACGGACAGACCGGCTGCGGCACAGACACAACGGAAAACATACAGAGACAGAAATACAGAGAAACAAAGGAGGAACACAACCATGATGAAATTCAACGAACAGGAAAAAATCGACAGCGTCAAAGGCGCGCTGGCACTGCGTCCCCAGATCGAGGAAATCGTGGACGGCATCTGCGAAAACGGCTACAAAAACATCGTGTGGCTGGGCATCGGCGGCACCTGGGCGAGCGCACAGCAGGCGACGGTGCACATGAAGGAAAAAACCGGCATCGAGACCTGGGCGGAAAACGCAGCGGAATACCTGACGACCGGCAACAAACGGATCGGCGAAGGCAGCGTGGTGATCACGTCGTCCGTGACGGGCAACACCATTGAAGTGGTGGAGGCCGTGAAGAAGGCAAAGGAAGCGGGCGCGACGGTGATCGGATTCATCGATGCACCGGAGGCTGCCCTGGCGAAGATGGTCGACCACGTGATTTCCTACAAGCAGAACGAGCAGCTGAAGTTCTTCATGACCGCAGACCGTTTCATGAAAAACGCCGGCGAATTCGATGACTATGACGAAATGTATGCCGAGTTCGATCAGTACCTGCCGCAGGCCCTGGTGGAAGTGGAAAAAGCGGCGGAGCCCTTCGCAGTGGAGTTTGCGAAGAAGCACTGGAATGACGACATTCACTACTTTGTGGGCGCGGGCAACCAGTGGGGCGCGACGTATTCCTACGCGATGTGTTACTGGGAAGAACAGCTGTGGATCAAGACCAAGTCCATCACATCCCCGGAGTTCTTCCACGGCATGTTCGAGATCGTGACAAAGGAAACCCCGGTGACGGTGTATGTCGGGGAAGACAGACAGAGAAAGCTTTCCGAGCGCGTGGTGAACTTCCTGCCCCGGATCTGCGGCAACTACACGATCATTGACACGAAGGACTACGAACTGAAGGGAATCAGCGAAAAGTACCGCGGCGACATCTCCCACCTGGTGATGCACGCTGTGAACAACCGGATCGATGTGCACATGGAAGACGAGACAAAGCACCCCATGGAAATCCGCCGGTACTACAGAGCCCTGGACTACTAGGACAGAGGAGCCGGTTCCATGAAACGGACCATGCAGGACTACATACAGGAGTCTGCCGAAACGTGCCGCAGACTGCTGGAGGATGATGCACTGTGTGCACCGGTGGTCGACCTGTGCAGACAGAAAAAGCCTGAAACGATCTGGCTGGTGGCTTCAGGCTCGAGTTATAACGCCTGCGTCTGTGCGCAGCCGTACATGGAACGGTGGATGGATTCAAAGGTGGAGCTGATGACTCCATTCACCGCTCTATATTATACCCCGGCGATCCGGGAGGACGACCTGGTTCTGGTGATCACCCAGAGCGGACTGTCCACCAACGCCATTGCGGTGCTGGACTCCCTGCAGGACAGGGAAAACGTCATCTGCCTCACGGGAAACCGGGAGAGCGATGTGAAGGACCATACGGCATGTGTGCTGGAATACGGTGTGGGGGAAGAGCTGGTGGGATACGTCACAAAGGGCGTAAGCACCCTGTGTCTGTATCTTATGCGCGTGGCGCAGATCCTGGCGGACCGCCCGCTGGAGGAGTTTTATACCGCACTGGAGACCTTCAGGCACACCGTGACGACCACAGAGGGGTTTGTCAAGCGTCACTTCCGGGCGCTGTCTTCCATGCAGACGGTGTACTGTCTGGGGGCGAAGAACAGCGCGGGCGTGGCAATGGAAGCCGCACTGAAGATTGGGGAAACCGTGCATGTTCCGGCGTTCTTCTATGAGGCAGAGGAGTTCATCCACGGACCCAACCTGCAGCTGACGCCGAACTACACGATGTTCTTCTTCGACAGCAATGACCGGGCATCTCACCGGATCCAGGCAATCTGGGAGAGCGCCTGTCTGATCAGCGACCGGGCATATCTGATCACCATGGATCCCGACCGGAAAGACCAGAACAATGTCCTGTTCATGGATCCTGCGGTGAGTCCGCTGTTCACCTCCTTTGCGGCGCTGCCTTTTGCGCAGCTGGTGAGCGCGGAAATCAGTGGTGTGCTGCACAGTACGATGCAGCATCCGCTGCTGAAGCAGTTCAAGGAACATACATCGGCAAAGACGGAGAATTTCGTCAACTACGATGGCGATGAGGCGTGAGTGGTCACGCCTTTTTTGCGGGATGTCTGACAGGAGGCAGAAGACGGCGTTTGTAAACGCTGTTCCAGAATGTGTCCGGGCTCTTGCACTGTGTGCGGAGAACCGCGACAATATCCAGTACACCTGTCATTGCAAGAGGGAAGGCGGCGGGTTTCTGCAGGGATGCGGACCGGCTGGCGACACCCCGGAAACAGGGACTCAGAAAGGAGCGACAACAATGGAACATCAGGTCAGGGATATGACTTCGGGAAAGCCGCTGCATCTGATCACGGCGTTTTCCGTGCCGCTGCTGTTTGGCAACATCCTGCAGCAGATGTACAACTTTGTGGACACACTGGTGGTCGGCCGGGGCGTTTCAATGGATGCGCTGGCGGCGGTCGGCCTTACGGGCAGTCTGAATTTTCTGGTACTCGGGTTCATCATCGGTCTTTCGCAGGGTGTCGGCATCCTGTGTTCGCAGTATTTCGGGAGCCGGGAGTATGCGCAGCTGCGAAAGTCAGTCACGATGTCCTTTTATCTGAATTTTTCGACCGGTGCACTTCTGACCGTTCTGTCCATGGTCAGCGCCAGGCAGCTGCTGGTGTGGATGAACACCCCTGCGGAACTCATGGCGGATGTCTGGCTGTATATCGAAGTGATTTTCGGCGGGATCCTGATTTCCCTGGCCTACAACTTTCTGTCAGGGATCCTGCGGGCCCTGGGCAATTCGAGGGATCCGCTGATTGCCATGATCATCGCGTTCATCATCAACACGGTTCTGGATGTGGCCCTGGTCATGGGACTCGGATGGGGTGTGCTGGGAGCAGCGGCTGCCACAGTCAGTGCCCAGCTGTTCTCGGCGGTCTACTGCCTGATCTGTGTCCGGAAAATCGGCTTTATGAAGCTGGAAAAGAAAGACTGGAAATGGAACGGAGCGCTGTTTCGCAAATCCTTCGTGCTGTCCCTGCCGGTGGCGCTGATGAATTCGATCACGGCCCTGGGTGTGATTTTCATGCAGATCGCCATCAACGGCTTTGGTGCTGTCTATATTGCGGGGTATTCCGTCGCCAGCAAGATCATCATTATTTTTGAGCAGCTGGATGTGTCCTTTGGCACAGGGGCGGGAACCTTTGCGGGGCAGAATCTCGGGGCCGGGAAAACCGGGCGGATCAAAGAAGGGATCCATCAGGTGAATCTTCTCCTGATCGGCGTCAATCTTGCGATTTTCGGTCTCATGCTGTTTGCGGGCAGACCACTGATCGGGCTCATGGTGGGCGATGAGCCGGCGGTGATCGAAGCTGCGTGTCAGTGCATCCGCTTTCTGTGCTTCTTCCTGATGTTTCTGGGAACCCTCTGGATCTACCGGACATCGCTGCAGTCCATGTCGGATACCTTCTGGCCGATGCTGTCAGGAGTCCTGGAATTTGCAGCCAGAACCATTGCCCTTCTGATCCTGCCGAAGCTGATTGGCTTTTACGGTGTTCTTTCCGCAGAGGTATCCGCCTGGATCCTGGCAGCGCTGATGCTGGTGATCGTTTACCGGAGGCGGATCCGCATTCTCGAAGCCGAGTGTGCAGAAAAAGGACGGGATCTGTCTGCAGTCTGCTGACGATATTCAGGGAAAAGTGTTCGGCACAGCTGGACAATACCAGCTTCCAGACTGACCTGGCGTGAGAAATCACGCCTTTTTTACAGCGTTGTGCCGCTTCTGCAGCGGTCCATGATGACCGGAGCACAGAACAGTCGCCGAAAACGGCGGATTACGGGTCCTGAAACCTCCGAACCGGAGATTTTTCCTTTCCGGATTCATTGATATTCTCAAAGCAGATATTCAGAACAGTTCGCAGAATCTGCACGGCCTCTTATGAGGAGGAAAGCATTCGCAGAGCGGCGGATGTCTGAATGTACATGGGAAGAAAGTCATTGAAGAAGCAAAAGAGCATATACCAGCTATCCAGGGAACAGGCAGGCCTGACAAGACGGGCAGCGGCAGACCGGCTGGGATTTGTGTCGGAGGGACGCATCGAAAAGATCGAAGGCGGAAAATCGCAGATTGATCCGGCAGAAGTGCTGGCGATGGAAGATGCGTATAAAGACAGTGTTCTGGTGAACCGGCATTGCACCCATCAGTGTCCGATCGGGATGAAGACGGTCCCGGTTCTCCGGAAACGGACACCTGCAGAAATCGTGCTGGAGGTTCTGTTTCTGTCAGATACACTGAACGGACTCCAGACCGGTCTGATAGCCGGCGGGTATGATCCCCAGTGGCCGGCAGGAAGGGAGGCAGTGTTTTCACAGGCTGCAGAGGTACTGACGGCTCTGGGACGATGCGGTGGTGAAATCCGGCTGCTTCTTCGGGAAGAGGAACAGGAACATGAAAAGAACTGAATGGATGACAGGAGCGCTGGCTCTGGGAATGATGATTGCCGGATGCAGTGCTTCGGCAAATGAAGAACAGCAGCCGGTGAAGGGACAGGACCAGGTGTCAGAGGAAAGCGGAAAGGAACGGGTCGATGGAGAAAGACCTGATCAGCCGGAAAAGACGATGGATGGAGACAGGAGAAACACAGAAAAAGAACCGCAGGAGCCTGCACAGCCGGAAACTGCGGCAGGGACGGACCAGATCCGGCCCGAGTTCAAGGCTGCAATGGATGAATATGTGGCATTTTATGAAGACTATGCGGCGTTCATGCAGCGGTACAGGGAGAATCCTTCGGATTTGAACCTGCTGCTGGAGATGACAGACTGGATCTCACGCACGGAGACCATCACAGATGAGCTCGACAAGCTGGATGCTTCACAGGATGAGATGA includes the following:
- a CDS encoding PTS mannose/fructose/sorbose/N-acetylgalactosamine transporter subunit IIC, coding for MLIQAILLGLVAMLGNAEYLFGTCLLSRPLIMGTLTGIVLGDIEAGVRIGATMELAFMGAFSIGASIPPEMISGTVLGTAFAITTGSGPETALAIGLPVASLVLLAKNFGMVFILPPFVHKADECAKNDNMQGIAVVHYLAGFFGVNLIIGLCVGIGYYVGSPAVEAFLSIIPEWISKGLEITMGLLPAIGFGLLMKMIMNKANACFFILGFAMSVYFNLPGTGIAILGAILAIVLTQIKRSQTMQTAVAQGGYTDDDEDF
- a CDS encoding PTS system mannose/fructose/sorbose family transporter subunit IID, whose amino-acid sequence is MTTKTSKKLERKQLMSVFWRSFGLEWDWNYERQMNIGYCYCMLPVIKKLYDDPAEQEAAMKRHLEFFNTTPQLATLILGITAAMEEQNANDPDFDTQSINDVKVSLMGPLAGIGDSFIWGTLRIIATGVGLSLATQGNILGPILFFLIFNIPAQGLRYYLMGAGYKLGSGFLATLQKSGWMEMLTYGASVLGLTVIGGMTAQNVAINVPLAIGAGEEATTIGDICNTIMPGILPLLFTFGIYYLLKFKNVKTTTLLVVFILIGFAGAFFGILG
- a CDS encoding SIS domain-containing protein; the protein is MMKFNEQEKIDSVKGALALRPQIEEIVDGICENGYKNIVWLGIGGTWASAQQATVHMKEKTGIETWAENAAEYLTTGNKRIGEGSVVITSSVTGNTIEVVEAVKKAKEAGATVIGFIDAPEAALAKMVDHVISYKQNEQLKFFMTADRFMKNAGEFDDYDEMYAEFDQYLPQALVEVEKAAEPFAVEFAKKHWNDDIHYFVGAGNQWGATYSYAMCYWEEQLWIKTKSITSPEFFHGMFEIVTKETPVTVYVGEDRQRKLSERVVNFLPRICGNYTIIDTKDYELKGISEKYRGDISHLVMHAVNNRIDVHMEDETKHPMEIRRYYRALDY
- a CDS encoding SIS domain-containing protein: MKRTMQDYIQESAETCRRLLEDDALCAPVVDLCRQKKPETIWLVASGSSYNACVCAQPYMERWMDSKVELMTPFTALYYTPAIREDDLVLVITQSGLSTNAIAVLDSLQDRENVICLTGNRESDVKDHTACVLEYGVGEELVGYVTKGVSTLCLYLMRVAQILADRPLEEFYTALETFRHTVTTTEGFVKRHFRALSSMQTVYCLGAKNSAGVAMEAALKIGETVHVPAFFYEAEEFIHGPNLQLTPNYTMFFFDSNDRASHRIQAIWESACLISDRAYLITMDPDRKDQNNVLFMDPAVSPLFTSFAALPFAQLVSAEISGVLHSTMQHPLLKQFKEHTSAKTENFVNYDGDEA
- a CDS encoding MATE family efflux transporter — encoded protein: MEHQVRDMTSGKPLHLITAFSVPLLFGNILQQMYNFVDTLVVGRGVSMDALAAVGLTGSLNFLVLGFIIGLSQGVGILCSQYFGSREYAQLRKSVTMSFYLNFSTGALLTVLSMVSARQLLVWMNTPAELMADVWLYIEVIFGGILISLAYNFLSGILRALGNSRDPLIAMIIAFIINTVLDVALVMGLGWGVLGAAAATVSAQLFSAVYCLICVRKIGFMKLEKKDWKWNGALFRKSFVLSLPVALMNSITALGVIFMQIAINGFGAVYIAGYSVASKIIIIFEQLDVSFGTGAGTFAGQNLGAGKTGRIKEGIHQVNLLLIGVNLAIFGLMLFAGRPLIGLMVGDEPAVIEAACQCIRFLCFFLMFLGTLWIYRTSLQSMSDTFWPMLSGVLEFAARTIALLILPKLIGFYGVLSAEVSAWILAALMLVIVYRRRIRILEAECAEKGRDLSAVC
- a CDS encoding helix-turn-helix domain-containing protein is translated as MKKQKSIYQLSREQAGLTRRAAADRLGFVSEGRIEKIEGGKSQIDPAEVLAMEDAYKDSVLVNRHCTHQCPIGMKTVPVLRKRTPAEIVLEVLFLSDTLNGLQTGLIAGGYDPQWPAGREAVFSQAAEVLTALGRCGGEIRLLLREEEQEHEKN
- a CDS encoding DUF6591 domain-containing protein is translated as MKRTEWMTGALALGMMIAGCSASANEEQQPVKGQDQVSEESGKERVDGERPDQPEKTMDGDRRNTEKEPQEPAQPETAAGTDQIRPEFKAAMDEYVAFYEDYAAFMQRYRENPSDLNLLLEMTDWISRTETITDELDKLDASQDEMNAAELQYYLESTAKIYGLIAQAAG